The proteins below are encoded in one region of Castor canadensis chromosome 6, mCasCan1.hap1v2, whole genome shotgun sequence:
- the Gpbp1 gene encoding vasculin isoform X3, whose translation MLVIKKGNTKDLQLSGFPVAGNLQSQPVKNGTGPSVYKGLVPKPAAPPTKPAQWKSQTKENKVGTSFPHEPTYGIGNFNAFKSTAKNFSPSTNSVKECNRSNSSSPVDKLNQQPRLTKLTRMRTDKKSEFLKALKRDRVEEEHEDESHAGSEKDDDSFNLHNSNTTHQDRDINRNFDENEIPQENGNASVISQQIIRSSTFPQTDVLSSSLEAEHRLLKEMGWQEDSENDETCAPLTEDEMREFQVISEQLQKNGLRKNGILKNGLICDFKFGPWKNSTFKPTIENDDTETSSSDTSDDDDV comes from the exons ATgctggtcattaagaaaggtaatACAAAAGACTTACAGCTATCTGGATTCCCAGTAGCAGGAAATCTTCAGTCACAGCCAGTTAAGAATGGAACTGGTCCAAGTGTTTATAAAGGCCTTGTCCCTAAACCTGCTGCTCCACCTACGAAA CCTGCACAGTGGAAAAGccaaactaaagaaaataaagttgggACTTCTTTCCCTCATGAACCTACATATGGTATTGGCAACTTTAATGCTTTTAAATCAACTGCCAAGAATTTTAGTCCATCAACAAATTCAGTGAAAGAG TGTAACCGCTCAAATTCCTCTTCACCTGTTGACAAACTTAATCAGCAGCCTCGTCTAACCAAACTGACACGAATGCGCACTGATAAGAAGAGCGAGTTTTTGAAAGCGTTGAAAAGGGACAGAGTAGAagaagaacatgaagatgaaagcCATGCTGGCTCAGAGAAG GATGACGACTCATTTAATTTGCATAACAGCAATACTACTCACCAAGACAGAGATATAAACAGAAACtttgatgaaaatgaaattcCACAAGAGAATGGCAATGCTTCAGTGATTTCCCAGCAGATTATTCGGTCTTCAACCTTCCCACAAACTGATGTTCTTTCCAGTTCACTTGAAGCAGAACACAG aTTGTTAAAGGAGATGGGCTGGCAGGAAGATAGTGAAAATGATGAAACTTGTGCTCCCTTAACTGAGGATGAAATGAGAGAATTCCAAGTTATTAGTGAACAG TTACAGAAGAATGGTCTGAGGAAAAATGGCATTTTGAAAAATGGCCTGATCTGTGACTTCAAGTTTGGACCCTGGAAAAACAGCACTTTCAAACCCACAATTGAGAATGATGACACAGAGACAAGTAGCAGTGACACATCAGATGATGATGATGTGTGA